The window GGCCGTTGCGCTCGAACGTCCACGGGCGCGGGGCGTAGGGGTTGTAGTTGGGGTTCAGCTCCGGGTGGCGATCCATCGAGTCGGCCATCACCCGGAACCAGGCGCGCGTCACCGAGTCGAGGCTGATGGGACGGCCGCCGTCCTCGGGAATGATGAGTGGGCGCACCCAGAGACGTTCGTCCGCGTACCGGGGCGAGAGCAGCGCGAGTCCACTAACTCCCGGGCGACCGACTGGGCTCGGGGAGGCGGGGTCTCCGGTAGCGATACCTTCGGGGTCGCCGGGAGCGGTATCGCGCGGGGGTGCGACCGGCCGGGCAAGGGAGAGCACCGTGCCGCGCCGCGCCGCGCGTGGCGGTGCGTACGACCGATGCGAAGTGTCGGGTTGCGGGGCTGGTCCCTGAAGATCGAGCAGGTACGCCAGGGTGCGTTGCGGCACGCGCGGGTGCCAGGGACCGTTGGTCAGCTCGAACACTCCGAGCAGCACGACGTGCGCCAGCACGGAGGCACCGAGCCACCGCGGCGCCACGCGGCGCCCGAGCGGGAGGACGAAGCGCCTACGCCCGAGCAAGCACCCGGCCCATGCGCTCCGCCGCCTCCTCGAGTCGCTCCTCGCTCACCGTCAGCGCCACCCGGAAGTAGCCCTCTGCCGACGGGCCGAACGCACTGCCCGGCAGCGTGATGACGCCTTCGCCGTCCATGGCCGCGCGGGAGAAGCCCGCGGACGCGATTCCCTCCGGCAGCGGGATCCACAGATACATCGTGGCCCGGGGCGCACCCACCTCGAAGCCCGCGCGCCGGAACGACTCGACCGCGACGTCCCGCCGCGAGCGGAACCGCTCGACCGCCGGCTTGATGATCGCCTCCGAGTGGTCCAGCACATCCGCGCCGGCCCGCTGTACGGCGAGGAAGGCGCCGGTGTCGTGGTACGACTTGATCTTGCTGAGCGCCGCTATCAGCTCGCGGTTCCCCACCGCCCAACCGAGCCGCCAGCCGGTCATCGCGAACGACTTGGAGCAGGAGTGGAACTCGATCGCGACCTCCCGCGCTCCTTCGATCTCGAAGATGCTCGGCGCCACGTAGCCGTCGAACGTGATCTCGACGTAGGGGTTGTCGTAGGCGAGCGCGATGCCGTGCTCCCGACAGACGGCCACGGTGCGCTCCAGGTAGTCGCGCGGCGCTACCGCGGCGGTCGGGTTGTTCGGGTAGTTGAGGAACACCACGCGGGCCCGCGCGAGGACGTCCGCGGGCAGCTCGCCCAGCTCCACCAGGAAGTCGGTGCGCGGCGTGAGGGGATAGATGCGCGGCTCCGCGCCGGAGCAGATCGCGCCGCCGATGTAGCACTGGTAGCCGGGCTCCGGCACGATCGCGATGTCGCCGGGGCCGGAGACCGCCTGCGCGAAGTGCGCGAGGCCTTCCTTGGAGCCGATGAGCGGCAGCACTTCCGTGATTGGATCGAACTCGGTGTGGAATCGGCGGCGGTGATAACGGACTATGGCCTCGCGGAACGCGGGCAGGCCGAGCTGGAAGCCGTAGCGGCTCATGGCCGGATCGTCGAGGGCGCGCCGCAGCGACTCGACCGCCACGGCGGGCGGCGGGAAATCCGCGTCACCGGCGCCGAGGTCGATCGGGTCCACGCCGGCCGCGATCAACTCGCGCTTCCGGCGGCTGATGTCCGCGAGAGGATACCCGGGGAGCTGCTGGACGCGCGCGGCGATTCGTGGCTTCAAGAGACGCGTTTCTCCTCTGGGAAGGGCCCTGGCGTGCTACCCCGGCCTGCCGGGAAAGGTACATCGGCGCACCGTTTGCTACGACAGCCCGGTCGAAGCGCCTAGCTCCTCACGGGATTGCGCAGCACCCCCACGCCCGGCACTTCCACCTCCACCACGTCACCCGCCACCAGCGGCCCGACCCCTTCCGGCGTGCCCGTCACCACCAGGTCGCCCGGCTCCAGCGTCATGGCCTGCGAGATGTAGGCGAGCAGCACCGGGATGCTGAAGACCATGTCCGCGGCGCGGCCGTGCTGGCGGGCCACACCGTTCACCCGGCAGATCACTTCGAGGGTCGTGAGGTCGAAGGTCGCGGGGTCGATGGGCATCACGCGGGGACCCATCGGACAGAAGGTGTCGAAGCCCTTGGCGCGGGTCCACTGGCCGTCCGTCTTCTGGAGGTCGCGCGCCGTGACGTCGTTGACGCAGGTGATCCCGGCGATGGCCGCGCGCGCGGTCGCTTCGTCGGCGCGGCGAAGGGACCGGCCCAGCACCACGCCGATCTCCGCCTCATGCTCCACCTGCCGCGATTCGGGCGGGATCACTATCGCCTCGCCGTGGCCGATCACCGCGGAAGGCGGCTTGAGGAACAGCAGCGGCCGTTCCGGCACCGGATTCCCCAGCTCCCTCGCGTGCTCGGCGTAATTGCGCCCCACGCAGACGATCTTCCCCGGTCTTGGCATCACGCTCTGTATTGGTGGCAACCTACGGCCGCGCTTCAGCCGGGCTGATGAACGTGCCGTCCTGCAGCTCGGCGTAGGCCTGCCGAAGCTGCTCCTGGGTATTCATCACGATCGGGCCGTACCAGGCCACCGGCTCCTCGATGGGCTTCCCCGAGACCATCAGGAACCGGACGCCCGCCTCCCCGGCCTGGACCGTCACCTCATCACCGCTGCCGAAGAGCACGAGCGACCGGTTGCCGGTCTCCTCCTCGGGCCCGGCGGCGGCAGTTCCCACGCGATCGGTCTGGACCTCCTGGGGCTCTGAGGCATCCCGGAACCGGCCGCCGCCCTCGAACACGTAGGCAAAGGCGTGCCGGGACGTCTCGACCGGCAGGGTCTTGCGGCGGCCCGGCGGCACCCACACATCGAGATAGTGCGGATCGGCCGCGATTCCGTCCACCGGACCGGTCTTGCCCCAGAAACTCCCGCAGACGACCCGAACCCGGGTGCCGTCGTCGTCGGTCACCTCCGGGATGTCGCCGGAGACGACGTCCTGGTAGCGCGGCGGGCTCATCTTGAGAGCCGCAGGGAGGTTCGCCCACAGCTGGAACCCGTGCATCCGCCCCTGCGCGTCGCCCTGGGGCATCTCCTGATGCATGATCCCACGACCGGCCGTCATCCATTGCACGTCACCCGAACCCAGCGCGCCCTTGTTGCCGAGGCTGTCGCCGTGGCGCACCGTCCCCGTCAGAACGTAGGTGATGGTCTCGATGCCGCGATGCGGGTGCCACGGGAAGCCCGCGATGTAGTCCTGGGGACGCTCGTTGCGGAAGTCGTCGAACAGGAGGAACGGATCGAAATCGCCGGTGTTGCCGAAGCCGAACGCGCGACGGAGCCGCACTCCGGCGCCTTCAATGGTGGGCTGCGCTTCGATGATGCGATTGACCGGCCTGATCGACACGCGTCCTCCCGGTGGCGGCTCCCGAAATGTGCGCGGCTACGGCCGGGCGCCGCAATGTTGGGCACCAGGGTCAGTTGATCGCCCGTGGGTGGAGGCCCCTGCGCCGCTACGGCGTCGTCCTGGCGACGAGCTCGACACGCTCCCCGCCTCCCACCACTACCTCGAGCGCCAGGCCGATCTGACGACAGTAGGACTTGTTCTGCCGCGGCTCGTCAGGCTCCAGGCCATTCCGGTCCTCGGTCGTGATGCAGCCGGTGAGGTTTCCGTAGGGGACGTCGACGCTCTGGTTGAGGGTCAAGACCTTGGCCCAATCCTCGGCCACGCCCGCATAGAACTCCTGCCGGTACTCCTCTCCGATGTGGGCCGCGGGATCGCCCCACATGATGATCCCGGGGAGTGCGCCATCGACCCCCCATTCCCACGAGCCCTCGGTGCTGACGACCTGGCCGTTCGCGATCTCCTTCGAGTCCTCGCCAAGATACCAGACGTTGCCGACGCCATCCTGCGCGTACCAGTCGTAGGTGTCCTCGATCAGCGATCCGTTGAGGAATACCCGATCGTGCACGATCGTGGCCGCGACACCGTTCACCAGCCGGATTCCGGTGAGGACTTCGACCGTATTCGTCTCGAGTCCCGCGGTCGTCTGGCCTTGGTACTGGTAGGTCGTTCCAGGCCCGAGCGGGAAGTAGGGATTGGTCACCGCGCTGACCCAGTCGGTCGGGATCTGCGGGTTGTAGGCCGGGCCGCTCGCGGTCTGGTTGCAGCCAAGAGCGGCGGCCGCCAGGATCGCCACGAGCTTGATGGATCGTGTAGTCACGAAATCCTCCCTCGTCAGATGTGCATTCGCATGGTACCGCCAGCTCTGACAAGGGAGCAGGCGAGGCGGTGTATTGTGACATCCGGGGGTTACCTATCTGCCCGGCTGTTCACACCTCGGCGCCTCAGCGCGTGGCATACCAGGCAGCGACCCCGATTGCCAGGAATACGGGCCAGGCGAGGTGCCGGCCGCGGGAGCCGAGAAACGTGAGTAGAGCGGTCGCCAAGAACGTCCCGGCGATCGCGGAGCCAACGGCTGCGACCGAGGCACCTCGTGCGAGAAGAAGCAGAAGGACGGCGAATCCCCACCAAGCGAGCGTGGTGAGGTGCCACGCGAAGCGCAGCGTGCGCCTGGTGAACAGGTCGCTGCCGAAGAGATGCGGCAGGTCGGGGCGCCGGAACAGCCGGATGAGGATGTAGCGCTCGCCGAGGTAGGAGTGGGCGGCGCCCACGCCAAAAGCGAGTGCGGCTCCGACGACCGCGGCAGGGCTCATGACCGGTTGGCTCCTGTGGCTTCCATGGCTCGAGTGTGGCGTCCGGCTAACGGGCTGCTGCAAAAGGTGCGAACTGCCACCACCACCGTCAATCGGGTGACCACCGAAGCCACGTTAGGCGTCGGCCGTTTCGAAGCCGTTAGTCCATGAGCCGCGGGCCGGGGCGCCTTGGACTAGACCCGATTTGGTGGACACCTCGATCAGACTCCATCTTGGAGTTGGGAGATGTCCGATGGACGGGAGGCAGCGGCGGCAGTCTAGCCGGGAGTTCAAGCTCGTGGCCGTGCGCCTGATCACGGAGGGGAACCGGCCGGTGAGCGAGGTGGTGCCCGAGTTGGCGCTGCAGCTCGCGTCTGTCACGCTACGCGGGTCGCCGCTGCGGTCCCTGCCGCCGCGAGCCGAGCGCGATGGTAGCGCCCGACGAGGATGATGTGCGTCGCCAGGATCCAGTGAAAGAAGATCGGGATCGCCTGGCCGAACCATCGCGCCTCGGGGTGGAGATACATGCGCATCGGATACCGCAGGACCATCACCGCGAGGTACCCGTAGCCGAAGCCGAGGACGTAGCGGGCGAAGAACGGCCGCGGCTCGACGAAGAATCCGCGGCCTCGCGAGAAGTCGGTGCAGATCTTCGCGAACAGCGCGATGATGAGGATTTGGGCTGGGAGGAGGAGCGGGTACGGGAGGAGTCCCGAGTACCACTCCTTCATTGGCGGCAGCCACCGCACGTTGAAGAACACGACCAGGACCTGGCCGAGCACGCGCAGGCAGAACAACGCGAGCAACGTCCAGAGGACCGGTGCGTACCGACGGGACACTACCGTCTCCTGGTGTTCAGGA is drawn from Gemmatimonadales bacterium and contains these coding sequences:
- a CDS encoding fumarylacetoacetate hydrolase family protein, which produces MPRPGKIVCVGRNYAEHARELGNPVPERPLLFLKPPSAVIGHGEAIVIPPESRQVEHEAEIGVVLGRSLRRADEATARAAIAGITCVNDVTARDLQKTDGQWTRAKGFDTFCPMGPRVMPIDPATFDLTTLEVICRVNGVARQHGRAADMVFSIPVLLAYISQAMTLEPGDLVVTGTPEGVGPLVAGDVVEVEVPGVGVLRNPVRS
- a CDS encoding aminotransferase class I/II-fold pyridoxal phosphate-dependent enzyme, giving the protein MKPRIAARVQQLPGYPLADISRRKRELIAAGVDPIDLGAGDADFPPPAVAVESLRRALDDPAMSRYGFQLGLPAFREAIVRYHRRRFHTEFDPITEVLPLIGSKEGLAHFAQAVSGPGDIAIVPEPGYQCYIGGAICSGAEPRIYPLTPRTDFLVELGELPADVLARARVVFLNYPNNPTAAVAPRDYLERTVAVCREHGIALAYDNPYVEITFDGYVAPSIFEIEGAREVAIEFHSCSKSFAMTGWRLGWAVGNRELIAALSKIKSYHDTGAFLAVQRAGADVLDHSEAIIKPAVERFRSRRDVAVESFRRAGFEVGAPRATMYLWIPLPEGIASAGFSRAAMDGEGVITLPGSAFGPSAEGYFRVALTVSEERLEEAAERMGRVLARA
- a CDS encoding pirin family protein, giving the protein MSIRPVNRIIEAQPTIEGAGVRLRRAFGFGNTGDFDPFLLFDDFRNERPQDYIAGFPWHPHRGIETITYVLTGTVRHGDSLGNKGALGSGDVQWMTAGRGIMHQEMPQGDAQGRMHGFQLWANLPAALKMSPPRYQDVVSGDIPEVTDDDGTRVRVVCGSFWGKTGPVDGIAADPHYLDVWVPPGRRKTLPVETSRHAFAYVFEGGGRFRDASEPQEVQTDRVGTAAAGPEEETGNRSLVLFGSGDEVTVQAGEAGVRFLMVSGKPIEEPVAWYGPIVMNTQEQLRQAYAELQDGTFISPAEARP